In Zunongwangia sp. HGR-M22, the sequence TAAGTTCTGAAGCTATTTTTTCAAAATGCGATTTTAAATCGGCATCCTTATCCTGGTTTGCTAAAGCTTCAGCCCAATACATTGCTAAATAAAAATGACTTCCGCGGTTATCAAGTTCATTTACTTTTCTTGAAGGAGATTTACCGTTTGCCAAGAATTTTTCTGTAGCAGCATCTAGAGCGTCGGCTAGAACTAAAGCTCTTTTATTATCATATTTGTTTCCTAAATGTTCTAAAGAAACCGCTAAAGCTAAAAATTCACCTAAAGAATCCCATCTTAGATGTCCTTCTTCTAAGAATTGCTGAACATGCTTGGGAGCAGATCCACCGGCACCTGTTTCAAATAATCCTCCACCATTCATTAAAGGAACAATGGATAGCATTTTAGCACTCGTTCCTAATTCTAGGATAGGGAAAAGATCGGTTAAATAATCTCTAAGCACATTTCCGGTAACCGAAATTGTGTCTTTTCCATCCTTTACTCTTTTAAGTGTAAATTCAGTAGCTTCTAGAGGAGGCATAATTTCTATCTGAACACCTTCAGTATCATGTTGTGGAAGATATTTTTGAACTTTTTCAATTAACTGCGCATCATGAGCTCTTTCATTATCTAGCCAAAATACAATTGGCATTCCGCTAGATTTTCCACGATTTACAGCTAATTTTATCCAATCTTGAATAGGTGCATCTTTTACCTGACACATTCTCCAAATGTCGCCAGCACCAACTTTGTGTTCGATTAAAGTTTCACCTTTTAGATCTACAACTTTTACCGTCCCGGCTTCAGGAAGTTCAAATGTTTTGTCATGAGAACCGTATTCTTCGGCTTTTTGAGCCATCAATCCAACATTAGGAACAGTTCCCATAGTCGTAGGATCAAAAGCTCCATTTTCTTTACAGAAATCTATGGTAGCCTGATAGATGCTAGCATAACTACTATCAGGGATAACGGCTTTAGTATCCTGAGTTTTGTCGTTTTTATTCCACATTTGTCCTGATGTTCTAATCATCGCTGGCATAGATGCATCGATAATAACGTCACTAGGAACATGTAAATTCGTAATTCCTTTGTCTGAGTTTACCATTGCAATATCAGGACCATTTTCTAAATCTGCCTGAATCGCATCGTTAATCTCTTTCTTTTTGTCTTCAGGGAGATTATCAAGAGAGCTTAAAACGTCACCTAAACCACTATTTGGGTTCCCGCCGGCTTTCTTAATATCTTCACCATATTTTTCAAAAACATCTTTAAAGAATACTTTTACAGCATGACCAAATATGATAGGGTCTGATACCTTCATCATAGTAGCTTTCATATGTAAAGAGAAAAGAACTCCTTTATCTTTAGCATCCTGAACTTGTTCATGAAGGAATTTCTGTAATTTATCGACATGCATCACAGTACCGTCGATTATTTCTCCTGCCAGTAACTTAATATCTTTCTTTAAAACTGTTTCCTCGCCAGATTCTGAAGTGAAAACAATGTTTACACTGTCATCTTCATTTAAAGTAACAGATTTTTCATTATGATAAAAATCGCCGTCTTCCATAGTGGAAACATGAGATTTGGAATCTGAACTCCATTCCCCCATAGAATGTGGATTCTTTTTAGCGAAATTTTTAACTGCTTTTGGAGCTCTACGATCTGAGTTACCTTCACGTAAAACAGGATTTACAGCACTACCTTTAACTTTATCGTATTTAGATCTAATTTCTTTTTCCTCTTCAGTTGCAGGTTCATCTGGATAATCGGGAAGCTTATAACCATTTTCCTGAAGTTCTTTTATAGCTGCTTTAAGCTGCGGAATAGAAGCACTTATATTAGGAAGTTTAATAATGTTAGCTTCCGGTTTTTTTGCAAGTTCGCCAAGCTCTGCAAGAGCATCGCTAACTTTTTGATCGTCCTCTAAAAATTCAGGAAATTGAGAAAGAATACGTCCCGCAAGAGAAATGTCTTTTGTTTCTAGAACAACATCTGCTGCTTTGGTATAGGTTTGAACGATTGGAAGTAATGAGTATGTGGCTAAAGCCGGTGCTTCATCTGTTTTGGTGTAAAAAATCTTGGTGTTTTCTGCCATTATTCAATTTTTTGATTTGTCAAATTTCGAAGAAACCCTTTGGTATTAGAGGGTTTGATGTATTCGCAATATACTATTATTTAGGCATTTTTGCTAGAAAACGCGCAGCAAAGCCTGTTAAGAAATGCTAAAATAAGGCATAAAAAAACTCCGTTGAAAAACGGAGTTTTAAATAATGTATCGTAAGCTGTAAAATTAAGATCTTTTAGCTTCTTTAATACGAG encodes:
- a CDS encoding NADP-dependent isocitrate dehydrogenase encodes the protein MAENTKIFYTKTDEAPALATYSLLPIVQTYTKAADVVLETKDISLAGRILSQFPEFLEDDQKVSDALAELGELAKKPEANIIKLPNISASIPQLKAAIKELQENGYKLPDYPDEPATEEEKEIRSKYDKVKGSAVNPVLREGNSDRRAPKAVKNFAKKNPHSMGEWSSDSKSHVSTMEDGDFYHNEKSVTLNEDDSVNIVFTSESGEETVLKKDIKLLAGEIIDGTVMHVDKLQKFLHEQVQDAKDKGVLFSLHMKATMMKVSDPIIFGHAVKVFFKDVFEKYGEDIKKAGGNPNSGLGDVLSSLDNLPEDKKKEINDAIQADLENGPDIAMVNSDKGITNLHVPSDVIIDASMPAMIRTSGQMWNKNDKTQDTKAVIPDSSYASIYQATIDFCKENGAFDPTTMGTVPNVGLMAQKAEEYGSHDKTFELPEAGTVKVVDLKGETLIEHKVGAGDIWRMCQVKDAPIQDWIKLAVNRGKSSGMPIVFWLDNERAHDAQLIEKVQKYLPQHDTEGVQIEIMPPLEATEFTLKRVKDGKDTISVTGNVLRDYLTDLFPILELGTSAKMLSIVPLMNGGGLFETGAGGSAPKHVQQFLEEGHLRWDSLGEFLALAVSLEHLGNKYDNKRALVLADALDAATEKFLANGKSPSRKVNELDNRGSHFYLAMYWAEALANQDKDADLKSHFEKIASELKENEEKILEELIEAQGSAQDIGGYYKMNDEKTSNAMLPSETLNQILGN